From Desulfonatronum thioautotrophicum, the proteins below share one genomic window:
- a CDS encoding polysaccharide biosynthesis protein: MFYQFKNPKLYVMFLTDGLLFALAMVLSYLIRFDFQIDDFYQAQMVNLLLIAIPLKLVVFTVFGLYRGMWRYTGLGDLWFVVQAAVISSLLLVALMFTWNRLEGYPRTVFVLDAAFTMLFAGGLRMVIRSGYTMQGSIRNFPWCVPLRRMPKGKRCLILGAGDAGEKILREIIENPDLDHHVVGFLDDDPGKRGRTLHGVPVLEEISMLPYIVEKVQPDELLIALPSVSGVRMRSIVELCKQVGVPFKTLPVIGEIIDGKVSVRSLREVNFQDLLGRPAVTLDDDGIRGILADRTVLVTGCGGSIGSELCRQIIRYAPGRLILLDAGETNLYAIQMELEHEHRFKAYVPVLGQVQDETLMEDVFSAYAPEVVFHAAAYKHVPMLENNPWQAVWTNILGSKVVMEKSLAHGVQRFVLVSTDKAVRPTNVMGASKRVAELLLRGIQNGRTRFMAVRFGNVVGSSGSVIPLFRRQIELGGPVTVTHPEMIRYFMTIPESVQLILQSATLGKGGEIFVLDMGTPVRILDMARDLIRLSGKVPDVDIPIEITGPREGEKLFEELIIESEGVDSTSHEKIMVLREDVQDGEAEDWSQRLKSLYGLMDQLQAAARRHDALAIKELLGQIVPEYSAQQGQPVFHPAPRELGQPSSMKGNILREAA, from the coding sequence ATGTTCTACCAGTTCAAGAATCCCAAGCTGTACGTCATGTTCTTGACCGACGGGCTGCTGTTCGCCTTGGCCATGGTTCTCAGCTACCTGATCCGCTTTGATTTCCAGATCGACGATTTTTATCAGGCCCAAATGGTCAATCTGTTGCTGATCGCCATTCCCCTGAAGCTGGTGGTGTTCACGGTTTTCGGGCTGTACCGGGGAATGTGGCGGTATACCGGGCTGGGCGATCTGTGGTTTGTGGTCCAGGCCGCGGTGATCAGCTCCCTGCTGCTGGTGGCCCTGATGTTCACCTGGAATCGCCTGGAGGGCTATCCGCGCACGGTGTTTGTCCTGGACGCGGCCTTTACCATGCTTTTTGCCGGGGGGCTGCGGATGGTGATCCGCTCCGGCTACACCATGCAGGGCAGCATCCGGAATTTCCCCTGGTGTGTTCCGTTGCGGCGCATGCCCAAGGGCAAGCGCTGTCTGATCCTGGGAGCCGGGGACGCCGGAGAGAAGATTTTGCGGGAAATCATAGAAAATCCGGATCTTGACCACCATGTGGTGGGTTTTTTGGACGACGATCCGGGCAAGCGGGGACGAACCCTGCACGGGGTTCCAGTGCTGGAAGAAATTTCCATGCTGCCCTACATTGTCGAGAAGGTCCAACCGGATGAACTGCTGATTGCCCTGCCTTCGGTCAGCGGTGTCCGGATGCGCTCCATCGTTGAATTGTGCAAGCAGGTCGGCGTTCCGTTCAAAACACTGCCGGTGATCGGCGAGATCATTGATGGCAAAGTCAGCGTCCGGTCTTTGCGGGAGGTCAATTTCCAGGATCTGCTGGGCCGGCCGGCGGTGACCCTGGATGATGACGGGATTCGGGGGATTCTGGCCGACAGAACCGTTCTGGTCACCGGGTGCGGCGGGTCCATTGGCTCGGAACTCTGCCGGCAGATTATCCGCTACGCGCCCGGACGGTTGATTCTCCTGGATGCCGGGGAGACTAATCTCTATGCCATCCAGATGGAGCTGGAGCACGAGCATCGTTTCAAGGCTTATGTGCCGGTGCTGGGTCAGGTGCAGGACGAGACACTGATGGAGGACGTGTTCAGTGCGTACGCTCCGGAAGTGGTCTTCCACGCCGCGGCCTACAAGCATGTGCCCATGCTGGAAAACAATCCCTGGCAGGCGGTCTGGACGAATATTCTCGGCAGCAAAGTGGTCATGGAAAAATCCCTGGCCCATGGCGTGCAGCGCTTTGTCTTGGTATCCACGGACAAGGCGGTGCGGCCCACCAATGTCATGGGAGCCAGCAAGCGTGTGGCCGAGCTGCTGCTCCGGGGCATTCAGAACGGCCGGACCCGGTTCATGGCCGTGCGCTTCGGCAATGTGGTGGGCTCTTCGGGGTCGGTTATTCCCCTGTTTCGCCGGCAGATCGAGCTGGGTGGCCCGGTGACCGTGACCCATCCGGAGATGATTCGTTACTTCATGACCATTCCGGAGTCGGTCCAGTTGATCCTCCAGAGCGCGACTCTGGGCAAGGGTGGCGAAATCTTTGTTCTGGACATGGGCACGCCGGTGCGCATCCTGGACATGGCCAGAGACCTGATCCGGCTTTCCGGGAAGGTGCCGGACGTGGACATTCCCATCGAGATCACCGGCCCCCGCGAGGGAGAAAAGCTTTTTGAGGAACTGATCATCGAATCCGAGGGAGTGGACAGCACCAGCCATGAAAAGATCATGGTCCTGAGGGAGGACGTTCAGGATGGGGAAGCGGAGGACTGGAGCCAACGATTGAAGTCGCTGTACGGACTCATGGATCAGCTCCAGGCCGCGGCCCGGCGACATGACGCCTTGGCCATCAAGGAACTTCTCGGCCAAATCGTGCCCGAGTACAGCGCCCAGCAAGGTCAGCCGGTATTCCACCCCGCACCCCGGGAACTGGGACAACCGTCTTCAATGAAAGGAAATATCCTCAGGGAGGCGGCATGA
- a CDS encoding heme exporter protein CcmB gives MPRPPRFLVLAHKDLRLMLGLGLGLVQTVLLGLLIIFVFSLSLPVGETMSGQGAAAIFWLASVFGLVLLFNALYHLEEANGVRLGLLLAPISPTTVFLGKALAGGALLVLAQIFFLIGLVVFLGQSLYGQWLWALGLVLAVDLGLVIMGSLLGALSQGQAARESLLSVILFPLLVPLLLGGVKLGGGLLSGVSIQEETQWMTLIMAFDALFAAVALILFPLVFREG, from the coding sequence ATGCCTAGGCCGCCCAGGTTCCTGGTCCTGGCGCACAAGGATCTGCGCCTGATGCTCGGCCTGGGGCTGGGACTGGTACAGACAGTGCTCCTGGGACTGCTGATCATTTTTGTTTTCAGCCTTTCTCTGCCCGTGGGCGAGACCATGAGCGGTCAGGGTGCCGCGGCCATCTTCTGGCTGGCCTCGGTTTTTGGTCTGGTATTGCTGTTCAATGCCCTGTACCACCTGGAAGAAGCCAATGGCGTCCGGCTGGGGTTGCTTTTGGCACCCATCAGCCCGACCACCGTCTTTTTGGGCAAGGCCCTGGCCGGAGGCGCGCTGCTGGTTCTGGCCCAGATTTTTTTTCTGATCGGCCTGGTGGTTTTTCTCGGGCAATCCCTGTATGGACAGTGGCTGTGGGCCCTGGGACTGGTACTTGCCGTGGATCTGGGGCTGGTGATCATGGGCTCGTTGTTGGGAGCACTCAGCCAAGGTCAGGCAGCCAGGGAGTCATTACTGAGCGTCATCCTCTTTCCATTGCTGGTGCCTCTGCTGCTGGGCGGGGTCAAGCTGGGCGGCGGGCTGCTTTCGGGCGTTTCGATCCAGGAAGAAACCCAGTGGATGACCTTGATTATGGCTTTTGACGCCCTGTTCGCCGCCGTGGCCCTGATTCTGTTTCCTCTGGTTTTCCGGGAGGGATGA
- a CDS encoding ABC transporter ATP-binding protein, with the protein MTQSDPELVSLNGVGHYFGQRLVFRQVTLGVAPGEVLLVLGPNGAGKSTLLQIIAGLLTPGSGAIDWTLEPGEIGYLGHGTCVYPFLSASDNLFFWARMHGMTPALGDIAAVLDRVGLKAAALERAGTFSRGMAQRLSLARVLLLDAKLLLLDEPATGLDTASRSILDQEISQARARGAAVVWVSHDARRDVLLADRVVVLQGKGQAFLGTTTAYQQWSCDA; encoded by the coding sequence ATGACCCAGAGTGATCCGGAACTCGTCAGCCTGAACGGCGTGGGCCATTACTTCGGCCAGCGCCTGGTTTTCCGTCAGGTTACCTTGGGCGTGGCCCCGGGCGAGGTGCTGCTGGTTCTGGGGCCCAACGGAGCCGGGAAGTCCACGCTGTTGCAGATCATTGCCGGGCTGCTCACTCCCGGCAGCGGCGCAATCGACTGGACCCTGGAGCCTGGGGAGATCGGCTATCTTGGTCACGGCACCTGCGTGTACCCGTTCTTGAGCGCCTCGGATAATCTGTTTTTCTGGGCCAGGATGCACGGGATGACACCAGCGCTCGGAGATATTGCCGCGGTCCTGGACCGGGTGGGCTTGAAAGCCGCAGCTCTGGAGCGGGCCGGCACATTTTCCCGGGGCATGGCCCAACGGCTCAGTCTGGCCCGCGTGCTGTTGCTGGACGCGAAGCTGCTGCTGCTGGATGAACCGGCCACCGGTCTGGACACGGCTTCCCGGTCCATCCTGGACCAGGAAATCAGCCAGGCCAGGGCGCGGGGAGCAGCGGTCGTCTGGGTCAGCCACGACGCCCGTCGCGACGTGCTTCTGGCGGACCGGGTGGTGGTGCTCCAGGGGAAAGGTCAGGCCTTCCTGGGAACCACCACGGCGTATCAGCAGTGGAGTTGTGATGCCTAG
- the ccsA gene encoding cytochrome c biogenesis protein CcsA has protein sequence MKVTPLISILAVAAGLTLVGAHLAIWLHAPVEATMGLVQKIFYLHLPLAWWAMLSFFLVFVGSVGMLFRKTASWDALAGSAAEMGVLFSGLALITGSLWARPIWNVWWTWDPRLTTALIMWFVYTGYLVLRTSPIPHAKRRILCAVLGIVAFVNIPFVFFSTRLWRSIHPSVITSSGGGMEPEMWQAMGISLTGVGLLWLVLVILRTRQILVQERLDGLWAARL, from the coding sequence ATGAAAGTTACTCCGCTGATTTCCATCCTGGCCGTGGCCGCGGGATTGACCCTGGTTGGAGCACATCTGGCCATCTGGCTGCACGCCCCGGTGGAGGCCACCATGGGACTGGTGCAGAAAATTTTCTATCTGCATCTGCCGCTGGCCTGGTGGGCGATGCTCAGCTTTTTTCTGGTTTTTGTCGGCAGCGTGGGCATGCTGTTCCGCAAGACCGCATCCTGGGACGCTCTGGCCGGTTCGGCCGCGGAAATGGGCGTCCTTTTCAGCGGTCTGGCCTTGATTACCGGTTCCTTGTGGGCCAGACCGATCTGGAATGTCTGGTGGACCTGGGACCCCCGGTTGACCACGGCCCTGATCATGTGGTTCGTCTACACCGGCTACCTTGTCTTGCGCACGTCGCCGATCCCCCACGCCAAACGGCGCATCTTGTGCGCCGTATTGGGCATCGTCGCCTTTGTGAATATTCCTTTTGTCTTTTTCTCCACCCGGTTATGGCGCAGTATTCACCCCTCGGTCATTACCTCCTCCGGTGGCGGCATGGAACCGGAAATGTGGCAGGCCATGGGCATCTCCCTGACCGGCGTGGGCCTGCTCTGGTTGGTCCTGGTTATCCTGCGTACCCGTCAGATCCTGGTCCAGGAACGCCTGGACGGACTGTGGGCCGCCCGCCTTTGA
- a CDS encoding heme lyase CcmF/NrfE family subunit — MHIIPYFSLLAALILSLLAAAACLHQAWEGRSRWLPWVENAQIVVCTLVTISSFFLLWAFYVKDFSLLYVSRYSDLTLPLFYRLTAFWAGQAGSMLFWAWLVVVCGTIFLFTKRYHLLGAQSRVFFWIFFLGVQSFFMYLLTGHQNPFLEISPAPLDGQGLNPLLQHPGMIIHPPTLFIGYAGFTIPACLALACWITGEKHSWIEIAHNWTLTAWIFLAAGIIIGGWWAYLELGWGGYWAWDPVENASLIPWLSSTAFLHTAIVGQGRKALGKTNVLLMVLTLVLCFMATYLVRSGVIDSLHAFGDGGVGNPLMFFMMFIMVVTALVLFFGPSRDDRPLSGLGSRQGLLVITAWIFLTLGLVVLMGTFWPVISKLWTESPLGLDAGFYNRVTLPLFVVVGALLVICPWIQWRGGVRFGKGLAVLAGIWLALGVVLWINGIRMPLAVVGASAGLAMVASLVLLFILDPSLRRRRTAWGAHGVHLGIALMFLGVAISGPYKVEVDAVLAPGESMVIQDFTVTYLEMETWSTPAMTVYAARLEIARDGQVIGELAPQRRVYRTWDRPHTKVDTRFSLGVELYATLLGFTQEDIISLRMSTQPLVNWIWIGCIIICVVGFFAVRTLKGRARDVDTEPDPATS, encoded by the coding sequence ATGCACATCATCCCCTATTTCAGTCTCTTGGCCGCCCTGATTCTCTCATTGCTCGCTGCCGCGGCCTGCCTGCATCAAGCCTGGGAAGGCCGATCCCGCTGGCTGCCCTGGGTGGAAAACGCGCAGATCGTGGTCTGTACGCTGGTAACCATCAGCTCCTTTTTTCTGCTCTGGGCGTTTTACGTCAAGGATTTTTCCCTGCTGTACGTCAGCCGCTACTCGGACCTGACCCTGCCGCTGTTCTACCGGCTGACCGCCTTTTGGGCCGGTCAGGCCGGTTCCATGCTCTTCTGGGCCTGGTTGGTGGTGGTCTGCGGGACGATTTTCCTGTTTACCAAACGCTATCACCTTCTTGGGGCCCAGAGCCGGGTCTTTTTCTGGATTTTTTTTCTGGGTGTCCAATCGTTCTTCATGTACCTGCTCACCGGTCACCAGAACCCCTTTCTGGAAATTTCCCCCGCTCCCCTGGATGGGCAGGGCCTGAACCCGCTGCTGCAGCATCCGGGGATGATCATCCATCCGCCGACACTCTTCATCGGGTATGCCGGGTTTACCATTCCGGCCTGTCTGGCCTTGGCCTGCTGGATCACCGGGGAGAAGCACTCCTGGATCGAAATCGCCCATAACTGGACCCTGACCGCATGGATCTTTCTCGCCGCCGGAATCATCATCGGCGGATGGTGGGCGTATCTGGAACTGGGCTGGGGTGGCTACTGGGCCTGGGACCCGGTGGAAAACGCCTCGCTGATTCCCTGGCTCAGCTCCACGGCCTTTCTGCATACGGCCATTGTCGGCCAGGGCCGCAAGGCCCTGGGCAAGACCAACGTTTTGTTGATGGTTTTGACCCTGGTACTGTGCTTCATGGCCACCTACCTGGTGCGCAGCGGAGTGATCGACTCCCTGCACGCCTTTGGCGACGGCGGCGTCGGCAATCCATTGATGTTTTTCATGATGTTCATCATGGTGGTCACGGCTCTGGTGTTGTTTTTCGGCCCGTCGCGGGATGACCGCCCCCTGAGCGGACTGGGCAGCCGTCAAGGCCTGCTCGTTATCACGGCCTGGATTTTTCTGACATTGGGTCTGGTGGTGCTGATGGGCACCTTCTGGCCGGTGATCAGCAAACTGTGGACCGAAAGCCCCTTGGGCCTGGACGCCGGTTTCTACAACCGGGTCACCTTGCCGCTTTTTGTGGTGGTTGGTGCGCTCCTGGTGATCTGTCCCTGGATACAGTGGCGCGGTGGCGTGCGCTTCGGCAAGGGGCTCGCGGTACTGGCCGGGATCTGGCTGGCCCTGGGCGTGGTGCTCTGGATCAACGGGATCCGCATGCCGCTGGCCGTGGTTGGTGCCAGCGCGGGTTTGGCCATGGTGGCCAGTTTGGTTCTGCTGTTCATCCTGGACCCGTCCTTGCGCCGGCGGCGCACGGCCTGGGGCGCGCATGGCGTACATCTGGGCATTGCCCTGATGTTTCTGGGCGTGGCCATTTCCGGCCCATACAAGGTGGAAGTCGACGCCGTGCTCGCTCCGGGCGAGTCCATGGTCATCCAGGATTTCACCGTCACCTACCTGGAAATGGAGACCTGGAGCACGCCGGCCATGACGGTCTATGCCGCCAGACTGGAGATAGCCCGTGATGGTCAGGTGATTGGTGAACTGGCTCCCCAGCGGCGTGTCTACCGCACCTGGGATCGCCCCCATACCAAGGTCGACACGCGGTTCAGCCTGGGCGTGGAGTTGTACGCCACGCTTCTGGGGTTCACCCAGGAGGATATAATCAGCCTGCGCATGAGCACCCAGCCGCTGGTGAACTGGATCTGGATCGGCTGCATCATCATCTGCGTGGTGGGCTTTTTCGCCGTGCGCACCCTCAAGGGAAGGGCCAGGGACGTCGACACGGAACCAGACCCGGCCACGTCCTGA
- the aroC gene encoding chorismate synthase, with protein MSGNTFGRLFCLTTFGESHGPGLGGVVDGCPAGIALDERMIQRELDRRKPGQGLGTTSRRESDQVRLMSGVFEGKTTGTAIGFFIANEDQRSRDYGPLQRLFRPGHADITYQAKYGIRDYRGGGRSSGRETVCRVVGGAVAQEVLASAGISVCASTVEMGGIGLAAVAGSETLRDRDAALVDAGVPDALDAPNAPEAPDAPDAPQNRPFFAAHPDLVEMWEDRIKAVRSQGDTLGGIVEVRALGLPAGLGEPVLDKLDARLAYALMGVGAVKGVEIGAGFAAARMLGSTNNDPILPQGFASNNSGGVLGGISSGQPLVIRVAVKPIPSIARPQVTVDQDGHEQELRIGGRHDICAIPRIVPVLKAMVCLTLADMLLLHRAAGHWQS; from the coding sequence ATGAGCGGGAATACGTTCGGGCGACTGTTTTGTCTCACCACCTTTGGTGAATCCCACGGACCTGGACTGGGCGGTGTCGTGGATGGTTGTCCCGCGGGCATTGCCCTGGATGAGCGGATGATCCAGCGGGAGTTGGACCGACGCAAGCCTGGACAAGGACTGGGAACCACCAGTCGCCGGGAGTCCGACCAGGTCCGGCTGATGTCCGGTGTTTTCGAGGGCAAGACAACAGGGACAGCCATCGGTTTTTTCATTGCCAACGAGGATCAACGTTCCCGGGATTACGGTCCCTTGCAACGTCTTTTTCGCCCCGGACATGCGGACATCACCTATCAGGCCAAGTACGGCATTCGTGATTACCGCGGCGGTGGTCGATCCTCCGGCCGGGAAACGGTCTGTCGGGTGGTGGGCGGGGCCGTGGCCCAGGAGGTGTTGGCCTCGGCTGGAATTTCCGTGTGTGCCTCTACCGTGGAAATGGGCGGTATCGGCTTGGCAGCCGTGGCCGGTTCCGAAACGCTCCGGGACAGGGATGCGGCCTTGGTTGACGCTGGTGTGCCGGATGCGTTGGACGCGCCAAACGCACCGGAGGCACCTGACGCACCTGACGCGCCGCAAAATCGCCCATTTTTTGCGGCCCATCCGGATTTGGTCGAGATGTGGGAGGACCGGATCAAGGCAGTGCGCAGCCAGGGCGACACATTGGGCGGCATTGTGGAAGTGCGGGCTCTGGGACTGCCGGCGGGCTTGGGCGAGCCGGTGCTGGACAAGCTGGATGCGCGCTTGGCTTACGCCCTGATGGGCGTGGGCGCAGTCAAGGGCGTGGAGATCGGAGCCGGGTTTGCGGCCGCACGCATGCTGGGCAGCACCAACAATGATCCGATTTTGCCCCAGGGGTTTGCCTCCAACAATTCCGGAGGAGTGCTCGGCGGGATCAGCTCCGGGCAGCCCCTGGTCATCCGGGTCGCCGTCAAGCCCATCCCTTCCATCGCCCGGCCCCAGGTCACCGTTGACCAGGACGGCCACGAACAGGAACTGCGCATTGGCGGGCGACACGATATCTGCGCCATTCCCCGGATTGTCCCTGTGCTCAAGGCCATGGTGTGCCTGACCCTGGCGGACATGCTCCTGTTGCACCGGGCAGCGGGCCATTGGCAATCCTGA